A window of Chloroflexota bacterium genomic DNA:
ACGAGTTGCGCCCACTTCTTTCCCTCGTTTTATCCGCTCGTGGTCTGGAACACGTTCGTGCCTTTCGATTACGTGGGAACACTCGTAATGGTTTTCTTCTTGGCATTCGCAGGTACCAGGTTCTTGAATAGAACCCCGTGGTTCAACGCAAACACATGCCTGCGCAGGACGATACGAGAAAGAGGGGATCTCATCGGCAATCTAATGGTGGATACTGCAGCGTCCAAGGAATTCGTTGAGATTTCGCTAAAGAACAGGAAGTCATACATTGGCATTCCGATCTATTGGAACAACGCAGCAGGTAAGCACATTGAACTCATGCCGTACTGGAGTGGCTATCGGCAAGAAGACACGCAGCAACTCAGAATAACGACAGACTACTTTCCCGCGGTCACGGAACACAAAGAAAGGGACATTCGATTGGTCATTCCTTCATCCGAGATAGTTTCTGCCAGACCCTTTAACCACGGTCTTTACAGGAGGTTCCAGCAGGCAGCCACCCTAGAGTGAGCCATTAGGGGATTGGGGCTTGTAACATTTCACGCTCCCTTCTCCTGAGGCTGCGATTCTTACCTGCCTAGTCTTACCACGCGGGAAATGAGGAAACCATGACCGTCATCACCGGCTATGATCACTTTGGCGGTATCCACCCGGAAACTGCCACTATTGCTAACTGCCTGGGCTGTCTCGGCGTGGAGAATCCGGCCACCGGCAAACCGTTCAGCGAGGCTATGCTCTTTGGCATCGCGGGGGGCTTGGGGGCATGCTACATCCTGTGGGAGTTCAAAGAGTACAATCGCCCGGTCGTCGTGTTCGGATTTCAAAACACATTCAACTACCCGGTCCGGTATGTGACAAAGCTCTGCGAGCGGCTCAATGTCACGCCTGAGTTTCATGAGACCGGCGGGATGAAGAAGGCGAGAGCAACTCTCGATGACGCTCTGGCAGCCAATCGACCCGCGATTCTTTGGTTGGAACGGGAGCTGCTCGACTACTACAACCGCGACCCCGGCGACACCGGCTGGTTTAGCTGGGTTGTGACCGCCTGCGGCTACGATCCGAGCGCCGACGTGTACACGATAGACGATACGGGTGCGCGGCCGTTTACGGTGCCAAGCGCTTCCCTCACCGCCTCCCGCCAGCGCATTCCATCGTTTAAGAATCGCCTCTTGCTTCTTTCGCCAATGGAATCAATGGACCTACCGGCGGCCATTAGAGAAGGTATTCAAGGGAATATAGAATACCTGGGTTCGAAGTCAACCTCGTTTGCGCTGCCAACGCTGCGCAAGTGGGCGCGCATGCTCACGGATACCAAGAACGCGAAGGGCTGGCCCACCGTATTTGCGGAAGGCAAGTGTCTCTTCTCCGGTCTGGCCTCGGTCTACGAGGGGATCATGCATGAAGGCAGCGACGGCACCGCCCTGCGCGGCATGTACGCCGACTTTCTCGCAGAAGCCGCGGTGATTTTGGAGTCTCCGGCGCTCGATGAGGCTGCATCCGCATACCGTGCGCTAGGCGCAAAGTGGGAGGCGCTGGCGGAGATGACGCTCGACCCGGCAGTAGAGCCCTTTGCTGCCGCCCGCGCGATTCTCGATGGGCGTGAAACTGCCATTAAGACAGGCGGCGACGACCAGGCCGATGCAATTGTCGGACTCGGTAAGGAGTTTGAAGCTATGCGCCCTGCCCTGGACGCCGACTTTCCACGTGACGAGGCCTGGATCGGCGACCTCTTTGCGCGCATGCAGAGTCAACTTAACGACATCTATGCTCATGAGATGGCCGCACTAGACTTACTGCGGTCCTCATTGGACGGGTGACCCGCGCGTTAACCTTCTCAACCAGGCAGACCCTTGCATCGCATTGGCCTCGGCGCGAGGGTTGCACTCTCCCTGAGGAGACCCTTGCGAAACCTAAGGGGAAGCAATAGCGTTCCCTCTCCCGCGCCGGGAGTGGGCGAGAGCCTGCCCCGTACGTGATACGGGGGTGAGGGTGGATCTCCTGAAATCTCTCTATATAGGCACAGCGATTCTGCCCTGATACATCTTGACACTACTCAGCGTAAAGGGCCATTGTAGCAAAAAGACCCCCTCACCCCGACCCTCTCCCCCCGGAGAGGGAGTGCCCCTGTTTGAAGTGAGGTTATGCAAAGGTCTCCAGGAGAGGGAGTGCCCCTGCTTGAAAGTGGGCTTATGCAAGGGTCTCCGAGAGAGAGTCGGTGTGGGTAGTCTTGGACAGTTCAACTCCCTCCTCGGCGTGGGAACTGCAATGTTCTCCACCCGGGAGCAGCATCCCGAAGTTTCCCAGCATCGCTTACGGCTGCGACGCCGATCCTTCCAGCACGCGCCGGGCGGCTTGGGCTTTCACCAGTGTCTCTTCATACTCCGCTTGCGGATCGGAATCGGCCACCACCGCGCCGCCCACTTGCAGGTAGAGGCGGTCGCGCGTAAGAACCACCGTACGGATGACGATGCTCGTGTCCATCGTGCCGTCGAACCCAAGATAGCCGATGGCGCCGCAGTAAATGCCGCGCCGCACGGGTTCAAGCTCTTCGATGATTTCCATCGCCCGTATCTTGGGACAGCCGGTTACTGACCCGCCGGGGAAGGCCGCCTCAAGCACCGCCACGGCATCGGCTTCCGGGCGCAATTCTCCTGTAACCGCGCTGACGAGCTGCCAGACATTGCTGTAGCCTTCAACATGCCAGAGCGTGGGCACGTGTACGGAGCCAAGCCGGCAGACTTTCCCCAAATCGTTGCGCAGCAGGTCGACGATCATGAGGTTCTCGGCGCGGTCCTTCTCGCTGGTGCGCAACTCCTCCCCCAGCGCGGCATCCAAAGTTGGCGTGCCCCCGCGCGGGCGCGTGCCTTTGATCGGCCGTGATTCCACGGCCTTATCGCGCACGTGGAGGAACCGTTCCGGAGAGGCGGACACGACCCAGCTATCGCCAAGGTCGAGGAAGGCAGCAAACGGTACCGGGCTCTCCCGCTGCAAGCGCTCGTAGAGTGTCCACGGCGATCCTTCCCAGCCTGCCGCAAACCGCTGCGAGAGGTTTACCTGGTAAATGTCGCCGGCTGCGATATATTCCTGTGCCCGCTGCACCATTGCCAGGTACTGCTCGCGGGTCGTATTCGCTTGCAAGGGTGTGGTGAGACGGAAGCTTCCGGCGGCGTTTTCCCGCTCCTCGCGGGGCGTCTGGCAATTCGCAAGAATGTCTAATATCTGCGCCTGCCGCGCCAAAGCGGCATCATCCGTGCCTTGCGGCAGGCCGGTAGTCACCAGCCAGGACGTATCCGTTTGGTGGTCGTGGGCAAGCACCCAGTCGTAGCAGCCCAGGCTCATCTCAGGGGTAGGCACGTCCTTGCGGGCCTGCGACGGTAGTTCTTCAAGCTGACGACCTACGTCATAGGCGAATGCGCCCACCGCACCGCCTTGAAACGGCGGGCCGTGGGGCGCAGATGGGACGGCATACTCTGCCAGCAACTCGCGCAGCGCCGCGAACGGCTGCCCGTGGAACACGGTGGAGCGCAGAGGCTGCTGAGGCCACTCGACGGAGATGCGGTCGCCGGTGCTCTCCATGCGCACAAATGGGTCCGCAGTGAGGTAGGAATACCGTCCCAGCACGCCCTGCTGACTGCTATCGAGCAGCGCCAAGCCCGGCAAATGGCCGAATGCCGGCGCGACCGCGCGAGGCACTATGGCCTCAGGTAACTGCCGTACCTGTACCGCAAGTGTGCTGGCGGTCACCGTGCTTAGCATACGCCTTGGCCCCTTATCCTGATGGAGACCTTTGCGTAGCCGCATTAGACCGGCGGCGCTGGGGCCGAATCTCTTGGATCTTTCCCCTCACCCCGACCCTCTCCCCCAGGGAGAGGGAGTACTACTGGCGCCAGCGGCCGAAGTGTTGTTCAGGTCTCTTAAAGAGACTATGCCACAGGCAGGAGTGCTGCGGCATGTTAAGGGGGCACAGCTCCGAACACCTAGAGACCTATTCGCTACGGAGTAAGGCCAATATTAATGGGCCGGCGCAGGGGAGTCTTCCCTTCACCAATTGGTCGGTACAGGGAAGTCTGCGCTTTTCCCCGGCCCTCTCCCCAGGAGGCCGCCTCACAAATGCATCGCTCCGTGTAGACTTGCCCTTCGACCCTTCGACAGGCTCAGGGCGAACGAAACCGGCAACAGTCCGTTCGTGCCGAGTGCTGCGTAAAGCCTGCTGCGCGCAGCCTGCTTTCCCCAGGAGGCCGTCTCACAAGTGCATCGCTCCGTGTAGACTTGCCCTTCGACAAGCTCAGCACAGGCTTGCCGAAAGGTCGAAGCACGATTTGGCTCATCTAGTCGGATCATGAGACACCCTCTCTCGGGGGAGAGGGCCGAGGTGAGGGGAAATCTTCACCACTCCAGCCCAATTCCCGGCGTTCGTCAGAGTTACGCAGAAGACTCTGAGAAGGGAGAAGATCGCCTCTTCCTCCTAGCGACTCCATGTTGGAAGAGCCCCATACGATGTGTTCAACTGCCCAGAGATACCGCTACAGGGTGCTTACAACGCAACGTGCGGCTCGCTTCCGGGATGCGTTGCCACGTCGCAAGGGCTGACTTCCTGTCTCCCGCCAGCACCTGGGCGTGGGCCAGGTTTGCCAGCACGTCCCAGCGGTTGTAGGGCTGCCAGAGGGCGATTGCTTGTTGGTCTGAAGAGGAGGGCACGGGCGTCGCAGTGAGTTCCACGACCCGATAGAGCCGTCGTCCAAACACCGTGAAGGGCCTGCCCCCGCACACCGCCAAGACGGCAGAACCGTCAGCCGCTTTCACGACGCCGAGAAAGCGTCCGGTCGTCCAGATTGCGCTGCCGACCAAGCTAGCGTAGAGAACGAGAGCGCCACCCACCGGCACCACGTGAAACGTCGGAAAGGCGGCGACCACAATACCGCTGACGGCCGCCAGGGCGCAGAACGTCCAGAGGAGCCACACCACGCGCAAGCGGCCGATCCCCAGCATCTCGAAGTGGTGGTGCAGCGGCGTAGCCGTAAACGGAATTGGAAACTCCGTATGGGGCACAAAGTGCGGTGTCCCGGCATAGCGTCCCAGGCGCACACAGTGGCGAAAGAACGGCGTGACGACTTTGGCTTGCAGAAACCCGGATCCGCCGTCCAGCAAGAAGACTCCGCCGATGAAGAGCCAAATCGCATCCGCGCCGGCAAATAGCGCCAGCGCGGCAAAGGCGCCGCCGAGACCCAGCGCGCCGCTATCGCCGAGATAGATGCGGGCGCGTCGTTTCACCGTCCCCGTCGACGACCAATCGGAAGGCTGATTGCAGAGCAGCAGCCCGATGCACACACCCAGCAGCGCCGCCGCAAAGGCGATAAGCTCGCCGTCTGCCTCGCGTATGATGAGCGAGAGCAACATCCCGCCGCCGGCTATAGTCGCCATGCCGGCAGTCAGACCGTCAATACCGTCGCTCACGGCGACCGAAAACGCCGACCCAAGCGTGAGCGCAAAGAGCCAGACCAGCGTGAGCCCGAGCCCGACGATGCCAACGACGTTGAGGGCCTGCAGCACTCTGCCGCCCTGTGCGGCGGCCTGCGTAAAGTCTCCCGACCACCAAAACAGCGCGGCTACCGCAATAAGCGCCGCAATCGCGTGGGCAAACAGGTAGGCGCTGTCGCCGAAGCCGGTGCCGTGCCGCCACTTTAGCCAGTCATCGATGAAACCGATGCCAAAGAAGAGCGATGTCAGAAGAATGAGCAAGAGCAGGAGATCGCCGGTTTCGGGCCAGACGATTCGCCAAACGCCGCCCACGCACCAAAGCGTAATGAACAGCGCGATGCCGCCGACGTTGGGCAAGCGCAGGCTGGGCAGGTCTTCATGGTCTTTGCTCTGCACTACCGGCTTGACCTGGCCGGACGTGAAGCGCGGGAACAAGCGGCGCAACACGGCGCTCAGGAGCAAGGTCAGCCCCGTTGCACCGCCCAGCACCAGTACGGTCGTGAGTACGTCCATTCAACTCAACTGCTTATATTTTTCACACTAACTCATCGCAATGATTAGATGCTGCCCTTCGACAAGCTCAGGGCGAACGGAATCGACAAGCTCGGAGCGAACGCAATCAAAAAGCTCGGGTCGAACGAATTTGACAGGCTCAGGGCGAACGGAATCGAAATGCTCAGGGCGAACGGAATCGAAAAGCTCAGGGCGAACGCTATCGAAACGCTCAAGATAAACGCTATCGACAAGCTCGGGGCGATCGGACTCAACAAGCTCAGAGTCTGCTCCGTACCTGATACAGCGAATCGACACGAAACGGGGGTGAATGGAAGAGCGGGGAATCCGTTCGTGCTGAGCCTGCCTGTCCTGAGCTCGTCGAAGGGGCGAAGCACGGATTGGCACATGAGAGCCGAACTATGAGATGCCTTCAAGTAGTCCAACACGATTGTATTGATCGGTAGCGTAGTCCCTTCGACAGAGCCTGTACTGAGCCTGCCGAAGTGCTCTGGACACGTTTGCAACCCCGTATCACGCACGGGGCAGGCTCTGCGCCATCTTGCCGTATCGTGGAGCGAGCGCACCAGTCCGGGGGCAGAGCACAGGTTACAAACCTGTGCTACCGGAACGCTTACTGTGCTACCAGAGCTCTTACCTATCTACCGGCGCTCCCGTTCGTGCTGAGCCTGCCTGTCCTGAGCACTTCGACTAGCTCAGCACAGGCTTGTCGAAGGGTCGAAGCACGGTTTGGCGCATGAGAGCCGAACTATGAGATGCTTTCTAATTCAACTCTTGCCAAATCCGGCGCACGAAAGCAATGGCCTCGCGGGTCTCCCCTACGCGATTCTCCCCGGCCTCGCGCTCGATGCAGTGGTAACCCGTGAACCCGATGTCTTGATACGACTTCAGGTAGCGCGGCCACTCGATCCAGCCCTGGCCCAATGGAGTCTCATGGCGGCCGGAGTCGTCCTCCACGGCGGAATCCTTGATGTGGGTATGGATGATATGGTCCCGCAGGATGTAGACTGCTTCGTGGGGGTCGGATTCGGCAAAGGCCTCCGCGCGATCGTACGGGCGACCCTCTTGTTTGGCAATGCGCGCCGCCCACGTGATGAAGTTTGCCGGGTCGAGGTTAATCTTTATTCCATCGGTATCGATTGAGTTAATGAGATCCAGCAGCACGGATGGCGGCTCAGGGCCGGTCTCGATACCGAAGTACATGCCCGTCTGCTCCGCATGCGTGCCGATTGCTTCCATAGCTTCGCGAAAGACCTGCCGCCGCGGGGCGTTGGCGTCTTTGGGCACGATGCCGATGTGGCTGGTGAGCGCCGGGGCGCCGAGAGCGCGGGTGTGGTCGAGCAGGCGCCTGGTTTGGTCCACCCGCTCAGCCATCGTGTCGGCATCTCCAAAGTCGTCCAGGCCGCCGTCCGTGGCGGAAATTACCATGCCCAAGTCCTGCACACGCTGCTGCACTTCCTTGATTCCTGCCGCATTGAGCTCCTCGGGACCGTATTCGCCGTGCCCTACCGTCAACTGCACGCTCTCAGCACCGATCTGCGCCGCTGTTTCGAGGCCTTCCGGCCCCGGCGTGCGCAGGCAAATGAGTCGAACCCCAACCTTGATGTCTGCCATAGAACTACCTTTCTTCCAAGACTATCCGCCATCACCATCGTCACGAGACTAGCAGGCCGACGCGTTACTGCCCCAAAGGGCCGACCTAACAAGTGCCCGGCAAGCCGACCCGTTCTGAACAGGGAAGTCCTGTCCGTCATTCTCGCGAAAGCGGGAATCCATCTCTTTCGCACTGCGCTAGGAACGTATCGCGCGAAACACAACCCTTGCACTTCTGCAAGACCGCGTTATTCCGAGGAACATGATGACGAGGGTTTGACGACGTGGGGCACGAGATTCCTCGCTCCGCTCGGAATGACAATGCGCGCCAACACCGCTTTGCACAAAGCCGCCACTGCGCTGCCATCATACCACGCCTGTTGCGGTGTCACGCCAGCACGTCACGAACCTGCTGTTCCATGTACTCAAGCGCCCGTGGCAGCATCACCTGACCGCGAATAGCCGCTTGCAGCGTCTCTGCGCAGACTTCCTCCACCTGCGGATAGGCGGCAAACATTGGAAACGTCAACATGTGGTTCTGAATGGTCTCCTCCAACAATTCCAGACGCCTTGCATGCACCGTGCCGGACGGCGTCTCGCTGCGGACGCGCGCCATCACCGCGTCTCTCGGCACAATTGCGCCGGCCCGGGTCTCCAGGTACTGGCTCTCCGCGGAGGTCAGAAAGCGCACGAGCGCCAGCGCGCCTTCCATGTCCCGCACCGATGCGGGAATAGCGAACGAGTGGCCGCCCGCATAGACGGCACGCGTGCCCGCCGGCCCTAACGGATAGGACGCCACGCCAAACGCATTGGCTACGGCGCTGGTCTGCGGGTCGGTGAGCAGGCTGTAGTAGGCGGGCCAGTCCGCGGTCAACGCGCAACTGCCGTCACGAAAGAGCTGCGATACTTCATCGAAGTAGGTCGCGGTGAGATCACGCGGGGTGAGGCCCTGCTGGTAGAGGTCGGCCAGGAAGCCCAATGCCCAGCGGCCGGCAGACGTATCAAATGACGGGTTAAGCTGCGTATCGAATAGTGTCCCGCCCGCCATGGCGACCAACTCGAAGAACGTACCAAACAAACCCGAGGAATGTCCGGGAAAGGCAAAGCCAAAGAGGTCGGGAGGCCGCGTGAAATACGTTGCCACGTCCCGCACCTCATCCCATGTCCGCGGCACGCGCAGCGGACGGCCGTACTGCCGTTGAAACCGTGCGTGCTCCTCAGCATCTTCCAGCAGATCGCTGCGGTAGAAGAGAATGCGGGCGTCCACGTTGCGGGGAATCTGCACAAGCGCGCCATCAACCCGCGCAAGTTTGAGCAAAGCAGGTGAGAAGTCCGCCAATTCCGCATCAGAGAAGTGTGCATCCAACGGGAGCAGCCACGCCTGCTGAGCCGGCGCGTATTTGACGTGGGTTGAGATGACGTCGTAAGCTGCTGTGCCGGCTGCAATCACCTCGTCGATGTGGGCATTCAGCGCGGGATGCGGCAGGCGCACGTGGACATTGACCGCGTAGCCGGTCTCCTGCTCGAATTGGGGTAAGCGACTGTAGAGCGCGTCATACTGCGGCCCGCTGATGAAGGCGACGTTGAGGTGTTGCTGCGGCAAGAGTGGCAGTACTCCTCGGCACGATGCTGTAAGTATATGGAATGCGGCCTGTTTTGTTCGGCTACCGAAGCCATTGCACAGATTCGTCATCCCGGCGAAACCCGGAATTTAGAAGGAGGTGATGTCCAAGCACTCGCCGGCTGACCGCATGCAAAGTCTTCCCGACCTTCCCTCGGAGTCAGGCGAGGGGCGATTGAGCGCCTTCAAGTCAGGCGGGGGACAAGCCCCCGCGCTACAAGGAGAATGGGCCGCTCTAATCTTCCGTCCCGCTTACCGCCATCAGCTACTTCTCGTAGGCTCCAGCAACAACTCCCTCATCAAGAGAAAGTGTTCTCTTGCGTAACTTACTCTACAGCATGCCGAAAAGCGGCTGGCCCTTTACACCGATATCGAGGCGGTAAACTGCGCCGGTCTCGGTTTCCGTGACGTAGAGTGAGTCATCCCAGAAGGCCACGTTCGTGGGATTCTTGCCTGACACCGGCAACTCCTCAATCACTTCGCCGGTGGGCGCAATCACGGCCACTGCGCCCTTGCCGTAATGAGCCACGTAGAGGTTGCCGTCTGCGCCAAAGTCCATGCCGTCCGGCCCGACGCCGCCTTCCATCTGGGCGTACAAGCTGCGGTTGTTGGCGCTGCCGTCGGAGTTCAGGGTAAAGGCATGAATGCGCCGGGTAAAGGTCTCCGCCACGTAGAGCGTCCCCTCGTCCGCGGACAGACAGATTCCGTTTGGGAACGCCAGACCCACGGCAAAGACTGAGATCGCGCCATCTGCCCCCACACGGAACACGCGTCCCACCGGGTTTTCCAGCGTAGACCCCTTAGGATCCGTGAAGTAGCAGTTGCCGTGACTATCGAGAATGAGGTCGTTCGGGCCCCGGAACGGCTTCTTGTTAAACGACTCCGCCACCACCGACCACGTCCCGTCGGGCGAAAAGTCAAGGATCTGCGCCAAGCCGTTTTCCGCGACGATCAGATGACCGTTTTGGTGCAGGCGCGAGCCGCACGGCACGCCGCCGGTCTCCGCA
This region includes:
- a CDS encoding DUF4872 domain-containing protein, which produces MTVITGYDHFGGIHPETATIANCLGCLGVENPATGKPFSEAMLFGIAGGLGACYILWEFKEYNRPVVVFGFQNTFNYPVRYVTKLCERLNVTPEFHETGGMKKARATLDDALAANRPAILWLERELLDYYNRDPGDTGWFSWVVTACGYDPSADVYTIDDTGARPFTVPSASLTASRQRIPSFKNRLLLLSPMESMDLPAAIREGIQGNIEYLGSKSTSFALPTLRKWARMLTDTKNAKGWPTVFAEGKCLFSGLASVYEGIMHEGSDGTALRGMYADFLAEAAVILESPALDEAASAYRALGAKWEALAEMTLDPAVEPFAAARAILDGRETAIKTGGDDQADAIVGLGKEFEAMRPALDADFPRDEAWIGDLFARMQSQLNDIYAHEMAALDLLRSSLDG
- a CDS encoding extracellular solute-binding protein, which gives rise to MPQQHLNVAFISGPQYDALYSRLPQFEQETGYAVNVHVRLPHPALNAHIDEVIAAGTAAYDVISTHVKYAPAQQAWLLPLDAHFSDAELADFSPALLKLARVDGALVQIPRNVDARILFYRSDLLEDAEEHARFQRQYGRPLRVPRTWDEVRDVATYFTRPPDLFGFAFPGHSSGLFGTFFELVAMAGGTLFDTQLNPSFDTSAGRWALGFLADLYQQGLTPRDLTATYFDEVSQLFRDGSCALTADWPAYYSLLTDPQTSAVANAFGVASYPLGPAGTRAVYAGGHSFAIPASVRDMEGALALVRFLTSAESQYLETRAGAIVPRDAVMARVRSETPSGTVHARRLELLEETIQNHMLTFPMFAAYPQVEEVCAETLQAAIRGQVMLPRALEYMEQQVRDVLA
- the pabB gene encoding aminodeoxychorismate synthase component I, which codes for MLSTVTASTLAVQVRQLPEAIVPRAVAPAFGHLPGLALLDSSQQGVLGRYSYLTADPFVRMESTGDRISVEWPQQPLRSTVFHGQPFAALRELLAEYAVPSAPHGPPFQGGAVGAFAYDVGRQLEELPSQARKDVPTPEMSLGCYDWVLAHDHQTDTSWLVTTGLPQGTDDAALARQAQILDILANCQTPREERENAAGSFRLTTPLQANTTREQYLAMVQRAQEYIAAGDIYQVNLSQRFAAGWEGSPWTLYERLQRESPVPFAAFLDLGDSWVVSASPERFLHVRDKAVESRPIKGTRPRGGTPTLDAALGEELRTSEKDRAENLMIVDLLRNDLGKVCRLGSVHVPTLWHVEGYSNVWQLVSAVTGELRPEADAVAVLEAAFPGGSVTGCPKIRAMEIIEELEPVRRGIYCGAIGYLGFDGTMDTSIVIRTVVLTRDRLYLQVGGAVVADSDPQAEYEETLVKAQAARRVLEGSASQP
- a CDS encoding SMP-30/gluconolactonase/LRE family protein translates to MKTDADPILVADGFGFPEGPAFDRAGNFYVMECDAGRISKVTQDGHMEVFAETGGVPCGSRLHQNGHLIVAENGLAQILDFSPDGTWSVVAESFNKKPFRGPNDLILDSHGNCYFTDPKGSTLENPVGRVFRVGADGAISVFAVGLAFPNGICLSADEGTLYVAETFTRRIHAFTLNSDGSANNRSLYAQMEGGVGPDGMDFGADGNLYVAHYGKGAVAVIAPTGEVIEELPVSGKNPTNVAFWDDSLYVTETETGAVYRLDIGVKGQPLFGML
- a CDS encoding sugar phosphate isomerase/epimerase translates to MADIKVGVRLICLRTPGPEGLETAAQIGAESVQLTVGHGEYGPEELNAAGIKEVQQRVQDLGMVISATDGGLDDFGDADTMAERVDQTRRLLDHTRALGAPALTSHIGIVPKDANAPRRQVFREAMEAIGTHAEQTGMYFGIETGPEPPSVLLDLINSIDTDGIKINLDPANFITWAARIAKQEGRPYDRAEAFAESDPHEAVYILRDHIIHTHIKDSAVEDDSGRHETPLGQGWIEWPRYLKSYQDIGFTGYHCIEREAGENRVGETREAIAFVRRIWQELN